The DNA sequence GTTCTCTATGCACGTGGCTGACAAAATCTTCGAGGAAGAACGCCCGCGGCTGGAACGGTTCGCCTACCGCATGCTGGGCTCGCGCGCCGACGCCGACGACGTGCTACAAGAGGCCTTCTTGCGCTGGGCCGGCGCGGACCGTAGCGACGTGCAGTCGCCCGCGGCCTACCTGAGTTCGATCGTGGCGCGGCTGTGTATCGATCAACGCCGCTCGATCGAGGCGCGCAAGGCAAGCTACGTCGGTCCCTGGTTGCCCGAGCCCATCGTCGGCGCCGAAGAGAGCGATCCGGCCCGCCGGCTGGAAACGGCCGAAACCGTGTCGCTGGCGCTACTCATGATCCTGGAAAGCCTGTCACCGGTCGAACGGGCTGCGTTCTTGCTAAAGCGGGTGTTCGACTATGGCTACGACGAAATCGCCGCCATCCTGGACAAGTCGGCGCCGAATTGCCGGCAACTGGTGCATCGCGCCGAGCTGGCGATCGAAGGCGGCCGGCCGCGCTTCACGCCCGATCCGGGCGAGGCCGAACGAGTGACCCAGGCGTTCCTCGGGGCCTGCACCAGCGGGGACGTGCAGGGCCTGCTCGAACTATTGGCCGACGACGTCGTGGTGTACAGCGATGGCGGCGGCAAAGTGCCGGCGGCGCTCGCGCCGGTGCGCGGCGCCGATCGCGCCGCGCGGTTCTTCGTCGGCGTCACGAAAAAACAGCCTGCCGGCGCCGTGGTGGAGCACGCGCGCGTCAATGGTCAGCCAGGCATCGTGATTCTCGTAGCTGGCCGGGCCGATACCGTGCTGACCCTGGATGTTTCCCACGGACGCATCGTTACCTGCTATGCCATCCGCAATCCTGAGAAGCTGGCACGGGTCAGTCACGACCTCGCGAATCGCACGAACTGATCGGCGCTACCGCAGAGCCACCAACCCTATCATGACGCGTCGCGCGGCGCGATGGTCGGCGCCCGCTCGACGTTCGCCTCAGCGGTCGGCGTATTGTCCCCGGAAGGATTAACGGGCGGCCCGCCGACAAGCGGCAGACGAACGACGAACTCGCACCCCTGGCCGGAACCGTCGCTGTGCGCGGTGATCATGCCGCCGTGCAATTCGACAATCGGCCGGACGGCGGTCATGCTGATGCTCGTCCCGCTTCGCTCTCGGGCATTCGCCCGATCGAGCAAATCCCCGGGTTGAAAAACACGCGCCAGCGCCTCGGCGGAGAGTCCGGCGCCGGTGTCGCGGACTTTGAGAACGGCGACCCCGTCTTTTTCGTTCACGGTCAACCAGATCTGGCCGCCCGGGTTGGTCGACCGAATCGCGTTTTGCAGCAAGTTGAAGGCCACGCGCTCCAGCCGCTGCGCGTCGCCGTCGACCAGCACTGGCTTTTTCGCCAGGGAGATATTCAGTTCTCGGCCTGATTGCGCCGCCAGGCTGCGGAGGCCGTGAGCCGCGCGATTGGCGATTTCGACAAGATCGACGTTGCGCTTGTTCAGATGAATGCCGGCCTGGCTGTGGCGAAACGCGTCGAGCAGATCATCGATGAGTCGGCCGAGCTGGCTGGTTTCTTGCTTGACGATCTCCATGGCCGATTCCATCTCGGACGCTGTCGCGGCGATGCTATGGAACGAGGCGGCACTGGCGATGGGAATCAGAGGCCGGCGCAATTCTTCGGCGAGAACGCCCAGGAAATTCTCGCGGCGCTGGTCAATCTCGCGCAATTGGCCGCTCAGGGTTTCGAGCTCTTGATGGAGCCGCTTGCGTTCGGCGGCAAGTTCGCGGGCTTGCGTGCCGTAAAGCTCTTCCGTCCGTTTGGCCTCTTGCCGTGCGCGCCAGAAGCGGCCCCCGAGGCCGACGATCAGGCACCCGAGAGCGAGAAAGGTCACGACCGCGATGTAATTGTAGCCGTCGAGCACGAAGACGCTGTGGCGCGGCTCGATGAAGAAGAACGTCGCCATCGGCACGCTTGCGAATAGCACGAACAGCGCGGGGCCAACTCCGCCCAGCCAAGCCGTGGCAATAAGCGCCGCCATGTAGGTCATAAAGGCCTGGCGGTCGCCCAGCAGCGGATCGAGCGCCAGGCGAACCAGCGTCGCTATGATCAGACCAAGAGAAGCCCAGACGTAGGGGCGCGCAGTAACCCACGCGCCACGATTCATCGCAGAGCCAGCACTCATCACGCACTTCGCTTTCTGGAGACGAATCTACCCCTTTTTCAAGCTGGCCCGCGACAGCTCGAACGCCGAAAGCAACCCGGCTCAACAAGGAAGAGACCCCCGATTCTAGTTGCCAACTGCAAGGGCGGCAAACTGTTAAACCCGGCTCGCCGCGCCGAGTACCGCAAATATCGCGGAATCGATGGTATAAGCATTCGTCCCGCGGGGAACGGTTCTCTCGCAGCCGGCGGATTTGTGCCAGGAATCGTGACTAGAGCAGAAACGACACCCGGTCACCGCCAGCGGCAAAGAAGGACCAGCGTGACATTCTGTCACCACCTTGCGGCGGGTCCGATATAATGCGGGCGTTGTTGGTAGTCACACCGGGCGCGTTACGATCACTCGAACCGGCGCTATACATGACGCGCTGGTTCCTTTGCTGCGAGCTCATCCCATGATGCCTTCCTTTTCGTACGTATCTCGGCGCCGTTTCTTGGGTAGCGTTGCCGCCTCAACGGCCGTGTTCACGGTGCATGGCGCCTTTGCCGAAGAGTTGACCCGCACACCTGCCCAGACCGAGGGCCCTTTTTATCCCGACAAGCTGCCGCTGGACACGGACAACGATCTGATCATCGTCAACGATTCCATCACGCCGGCCGTGGGCGAGATAACACACCTCAGCGGTCGCATCCTCGATGCCCGCGGCGAGCCATTGCGCAACGCATTGGTCGAGATCTGGCAGGTCGATAACCAGGGCGCGTACATCCATTCGCGAAGCGGCAATCGCGACGCGCGCGACACGAACTTCCAGGGCTTTGGCCGCTTTCTCACCGGCTCGACCGGCGAATACTTTTTTCGCACGATCAAACCAGTGCAATACCCGGGCCGCACGCCGCACATCCATTTCGCGATCAAGACCAAGGGGCGCGACAAGTTCACGACCCAGTGCTACGTGAAGGGATCGCCGGGCAACGAACGCGACATGGTCTACCGGGGCATTCGCGATCCGCAAGCACGCGACGCCGTGACGATCGATTTCGCGCCCATCCCGAATTCGAAAATCGGCGAGTTGGCGGCACGATTCGACATCGTGATGGGCTTTACGCCGGAAGACCCCGCCTAGCGCCTGCCGTCGATTGGCGCGTGCGCGTCAGGATGGCGCGCCGCTAACCAAGCGCGGGTACAGCATGACCACCACGGCCAGCACGACCAGGGCAAACGCGGCCCAATCGCTCCATCGCGGCGCTTCGTGCAGATAAAGAAAGCTGAATACCAGGAACACCGAGATGGAAATCACTTCCTGGATGATTTTCAGTTGCGGTGCGGAAAACTGCCCATGACCGATGCGGTTGGCCGGCACTTGCAAGGCATATTCCGGCAAAGCGACCAGCCAGCTGGCCAGGATCACGACCAGCAGGTGCGTCGACTTGAAACGCAAGTGTCCATACCAGGCCATCGTCATGAAGGCGTTCGAGCAGATCAGTAGCAGGACCGTAGTCACGGCAACTCCTTGTCGGAATGGGCGATTTTCGTGATCTCGCGCAGCGCGAAATGGCCGCGTCCCGCAGCCACGGCCAATCATCCGTGAAGTCGCGGCCGCGCTTGCCCACCTTACACGCGAGCCAAGCGAGTTTGCGAGGGGGATTTCGCAGCCGCGCGATCTATGAGTCAAGAATTAACGTTCCATAAAAACAGCCGCAAAACCGGCTTTCGTTGTTTCGCGCGTCCCCAGGGCTATAATTCCTGCTAGGTGTGCGACCGTTCGATCGAATAATGATTCGCGGAGCTTTGGCCATGTGCCGTCGCTGGAATCCTCCGGTCCTGGCTCTTTTTCTGATTGCCGCTTCTGGTGCGATTGCCGCCGCGGCCAGCAAAGATGAGAGCGCCTCGAAATCAACGTTCCTGCGGCTTGCGCGCGACGATAAGGATCAACCGGTGTCGATGGATACGGCCATCGTGCGCTACAAGGCGAAATCGCCCGACAAGCAGGACGTGACGATCGACCTGATCGGGGCGGTACACATCGGCGAGAAGGCTTACTACGACAAGCTCAATGAGGAATTCGAGCAGTACGAAGCATTGCTGTACGAGTTGGTTGCTCCGGAAGGAACGCGCGTTCCCAAGGGGGGCGGCGGCGGCAGCGGCCATCCGGTGGCACTCTTGCAAAACGGCATGAAGGACATGCTGGAGCTGGAACACCAGCTCGAATACATCGATTACCACAAGGACAACTTCGTACACGCCGACATGTCGCCGGATGCTTTTTCCAAGTCGATGGAAGACCGCGGCGAAAGCGTGTGGACCATGATGTTCCGCATGATGGGACAGCAGATCGCGCAACAGAGCAAGCATCCGAGCCGTTCGTCCGACATGGATATCCTCATGTCCCTCTTCGACAAGAACCGCGCCCTGACACTCAAGCGGTTGATGGCCGAGCAATTCGAGGATATGGACGGGGCCATGAGCGCGTTGGAAGGGCCCGGCGGCTCGACACTGATCACCGAGCGCAACAAAGTGGCGCTCAAGGTGCTCGCCGAGCAGATCGGCGCGGGCAAGAAGCGCATCGGCATCTTCTACGGTGCGGGGCACATGCCCGACATGGAAAAGCGCCTGATCAAAGACCTGGGCGCCACGCGTGATACCGAACGCTGGCTCATTGCGTGGGATCTACGCGCGAAGAACAAAGGCGCCGGCGGCTCCAAGGACGCAGGTACCAAGAAGAAATCCGCCGCCAAGACTCCCGCGCCGAATTAGGGCGAATCAGCCTGTTCGACCGCGACCGTGCCCGGCCGGCATTCACTGCCGCGCCTTCGCCCGAAATTCATAGACCGTGTACACCGCATGTCGCGACGGCTCGGGGGGGCAATTGAGCCGCACGCGGTAGTTCTGCTCACCGGTCAATTCGTGGTGCGCGGACATTTCCTCCATCCATGCGCCAAAGGCCGCTTCATCCCGGGCTTCTCCGGCAAATTCGCAAACGACGCAGCGTAGTGGCCTGTCGATTGGCAAAGCGTCGAGATTGATGCTTCGCCCGCCCTGCCCGTGTAGTGGCGAGTAGGCGCGCTGGTAGCACAGGTAATCTTCGGGAACCGGGGCCGCGGTGAATCGTTTGCCCAGGTCGGTATGTACGCAGACGACGTCCCCCTCTTCGCCATTCTCCTTCCAGAACCAGCGTACGAATCCGCGATGCTCGAAATCGACGAGCCGCTTGTACGGCTTCGTGATGTCGCGCACGAGCGTCACCGCGCCGATCACGAACAGCACGGCGACGGCGATCTGAAAAGCGCGGCGCCGCGCTTCCGGCCTGGCAAAGCTTTGCAGCACCGTGGCCGCGCCCAGGCCAATCGCCAGACATGCGAGCGACGCATACCACTGCGAGAGCCGCGCCCCTCCGTACGGATAGCGCTTGAGCGCGGCCGCGACAAACGCCAGAAGCAATGGCGCCAGGACCAGCGTCGCAAGCATTCGGTCACGCCGCCTTAGGAGTACGATGGCTCCCACGACAAAGCAAGCCAGCGTCAGGATGCTGCCGAAATGATCGTCGCCAACCGGATAGGCCATCATCTCGCCGGCGTGAATCGTGGCCATCCAACCTAAGAAGGCCCAGGGCCGCCACGGCGGGAAGCCCTCGGCCCAGTATTGGTGCATGAACTCGTGCGTTGCCGCATACTGGGCCGCGGTGACCGACCGCAACATCAGCAGGAAGGTCACGGCCACGAGCACGTTGTACAGGGCGAAGGCGATCCACGCCGCTCGATCTCGCGTGCGCGCGACCGGTAGCGCCAGCGCCATCGAAACAGCCCCGGCGACGAAGATCGTGGGATTCGAAATCGAGATCATCGCTGGCCCCGCCACGGCCAGGGCCCACAACCAACGACGCTCCGTCGGCGCTTGCCAGAAGCGGACGGCCAGCCAGGCAAGAAACAGCGCCGCCGTCAGGTCCGATCCGTACGGCTTGCACTCCGCGGCATGCCGGATCGGGTAATAGCTGACCGCCAGGATGCCCACGGCCAGCACCATAGGCACCTTATTCAATGTCCGAGCCGCCAGGTCGCGAAACAGGAACATGCCTGCCACGCTGGCGATGACCGCAAACAGCCGCAGCGACCATTCGGAAAACCCGAAGAGCTTGATCGCCGTCAACTCGGCCGCCATGTAGCCAACCGGCGCCACTTGTTGCAGGGACAAGGGCTTGAGCAGGTCGCCATATCCGCGGTCCAGAAAGTTCTGGACCAGCATCAGCTCGTCGCCCCAGAACGGAAAGTTCAGCAGGTAGCGCGCCAGCCGCAGCGTCACGCCCACGGCTACGAACGACCACGCCAGATGATCGAGCCGGCCATCAGCGGCCGTATCAAGCACCGGCGCGGGAGTGTCAACGCGGGCCTGGGACCGGACCATGCGTCCGATCGGCCAGCGCGATCTGGTTGCGGTGTCGCTCATCAACAAAGATCCGATTGCCAGGAGGTCCGCCGCGGAAAAAGCCGCCAGAAGATAGTCCCTCGAGCGCGAATCGGACAAGGTCAGCCCTGATTGCGGTGGCCGGCGAAGCGCGATCACGATTCCGAAAAACCCGCGTTGGCCGTGACGTCCTCCCCGCCCCCGCTCGCTCCCGAAGAGCCGGCGCCGCGAGCTATAATTGGGGGCGGTTCAAGGCCGCCGCGCTCGCGTCGAATACACATTTGTGAATGCCGTCTTTGGCCAAGGCCTGCACCCGCGGGGCAGGTAAAACTTCTTACGACGATTCCCGAACCCCGCACGCTAGCACCACCTTTCGTCCCGCTCGATTTCCGAGAAAGAATTTTTGCGCCACAAGAGCCCAGCTTTTTCATGGCCGTTGACTTTCACGCTTGGGCCGCCCAGATCCAGTCGCTCGACCGTGCGCTCGCGGATCTGCGTGCCACGGCGCAAAGCCTCGGTGTGCCGCCGCCGGTGGGCGAGGAATGGTACGAGCTTTTGACGCACAAGTTGGTGCCGCAGGCCGCGGCGCCGCCCGTGCTCGTCGTGGCGATCGTGGGCGGTACGAATATTGGCAAGTCGGCCATCTTCAATCACCTGGCGGGCGAGATGGCCAGCGCCGTCAGTCCCTTGGCCGCCGGCACTCGGCATCCGGTCTGTCTGGTGCCGCCCGACTTCGACGACCGGGCGACGTTGAGCCGCCTGTTCACAGGGTTCGATTTGTGTCCTTGGCATGCGGCGGAAGATCCGCTCTCCGAAACGCCCGAGCATCGCCTCTTCTGGCGCGCAGGCGCCGCGGCTGCGTCGCGTCTCTTGCTATTGGATACGCCCGACATCGATTCCGATGCGCCGGTCAACTGGCAGCGTGCGGACATCATTCGTCAAGCGTCGGACGTGTTGATCGCCGTCTTGACGCAGCAGAAATACAACGACGCCGCGGTGAAGCAGTTCTTCCGCAAAGCGGCCGAGGCCGACAAGCCGATCATCGTGCTGTTCAACCAGGTCGACCTGGCGGCCGATCGCGACTATTGGCCGCTGTGGCTGAACACGTTTGCCGAGGAGACCGGCGCCCGGCCCGAGCTGGTTTATGTAGTGCCCTACGATCGGCAGGCGACGGCGGCGCTCGCGCTGCCCTTCTATCAGGTCGGACCCTCGGGGCGTGACGCGCCGCGCGAAAAGGTCTCGCTGCGCGACGATCTGGCGGCGCTGCACTTCGACAAGATCAAGCTTCGCACCTTTCGCGGCGCGCTGGTGCGGCTCTTGGATCAAGACGCAGGCGCGCCGGCCTATCTGGAGCGCATCCGTTATCGGGCCGGCGAGTTTGCCGCGGCCTCTCAAGCGCTTGCGGCGGCCGAGATGGCCCGCGTTCCCTGGCCGGCCGTGCCACCGCAATTGCTTGTCGAGGAAATCCGCGAGTGGTGGGACGCGCGGCGCAGCCCCTGGTCGCGCCGCGTGCATGGCGCTTACCGAGCGCTGGGACGCGGTGTCGGCTGGCCCGTGATGGCCGCCTGGCGCGCCTGGAATGGCCCGCCGACGGATCCGTTGGCGACATTTCGAGCCCGCGAGCGCACGGCCATCGTCGAGGCCGTGGAAAAGCTGCTCGACGAGCTCGACCGCCTGCGCCGCTTGGGAAACGAAACGCTGCGGCCGCGCTTGGAAGCGCTTCTGACGGGCGACCATCGCGCCGCGCTGCTGTCGCGTATCGAGGCAGCGCACGCCGCGCTGCCGGCGCTCGACGACGATTACCGTGCGACGTTGCGCGCCGAACTCGACCGCTGGGGAAGCGAGAATCCCGGCGCGGTTTCCTTTCTGCAATCCCTTGACCATGCCACGGCCATCGCCCGGCCGGCAATCACCGTCGTGTTACTCGTGACCGGGACCTTCGTCGGAAGTGAAGTCGTCGGACAGACGGCCCTGCACCTGGCCGGGCACACGGCGGGCAACCTGGCGGCCGAGGCCGCGATTGCCGGCGGCATCACCGTCGGCGGCGACGCCGTGATGACCGCCACGGGCGAAGGCGTGCGCCAGACCGCGGCCCGCTTGTTCAGTCGCTTGCAAAACAGCTACGCCGAATCGCGCGCCGCCTGGCTGGCCGGCTGGCTCGATCGCGAGCTGCTTGGCGGACTGCTGGCCGATCTCCGCCGGGGCGCTGACGCACAGCGCAGCCCCGCCTTCCGCGCCGCCAATGCCGCGCTCGTGGCGCTGCGCGACGTGGGCGAATAGCATTCGCGCCGCCCATGTCGTACGCCGGCCGGCGTTCCAAAAGCGAAGGGGGTTTTATTTGCGCGGCGTAAGCGAAATAATGCCTCGCGTGCGTTCTGCGCGCAACCGCAAACCATTTCCCATTCCGAACATCATCGAAGGGTGCCCCACGATGCCCAAGCTATCGGTCGAAGGAGTTGGCGATTTCACGGTGCCGGACGGCAAGCGCATGGTGCTGGCCCTGGAAGAAGAAGCCGGCATCGATCAATTGCACGCTTGCGGCGGACACGCCCGCTGCACCACGTGCCGGGTGGAATTCG is a window from the Pirellulales bacterium genome containing:
- a CDS encoding RNA polymerase sigma-70 factor, which translates into the protein MFSMHVADKIFEEERPRLERFAYRMLGSRADADDVLQEAFLRWAGADRSDVQSPAAYLSSIVARLCIDQRRSIEARKASYVGPWLPEPIVGAEESDPARRLETAETVSLALLMILESLSPVERAAFLLKRVFDYGYDEIAAILDKSAPNCRQLVHRAELAIEGGRPRFTPDPGEAERVTQAFLGACTSGDVQGLLELLADDVVVYSDGGGKVPAALAPVRGADRAARFFVGVTKKQPAGAVVEHARVNGQPGIVILVAGRADTVLTLDVSHGRIVTCYAIRNPEKLARVSHDLANRTN
- a CDS encoding HAMP domain-containing sensor histidine kinase, with translation MSAGSAMNRGAWVTARPYVWASLGLIIATLVRLALDPLLGDRQAFMTYMAALIATAWLGGVGPALFVLFASVPMATFFFIEPRHSVFVLDGYNYIAVVTFLALGCLIVGLGGRFWRARQEAKRTEELYGTQARELAAERKRLHQELETLSGQLREIDQRRENFLGVLAEELRRPLIPIASAASFHSIAATASEMESAMEIVKQETSQLGRLIDDLLDAFRHSQAGIHLNKRNVDLVEIANRAAHGLRSLAAQSGRELNISLAKKPVLVDGDAQRLERVAFNLLQNAIRSTNPGGQIWLTVNEKDGVAVLKVRDTGAGLSAEALARVFQPGDLLDRANARERSGTSISMTAVRPIVELHGGMITAHSDGSGQGCEFVVRLPLVGGPPVNPSGDNTPTAEANVERAPTIAPRDAS
- a CDS encoding protocatechuate 3,4-dioxygenase is translated as MMPSFSYVSRRRFLGSVAASTAVFTVHGAFAEELTRTPAQTEGPFYPDKLPLDTDNDLIIVNDSITPAVGEITHLSGRILDARGEPLRNALVEIWQVDNQGAYIHSRSGNRDARDTNFQGFGRFLTGSTGEYFFRTIKPVQYPGRTPHIHFAIKTKGRDKFTTQCYVKGSPGNERDMVYRGIRDPQARDAVTIDFAPIPNSKIGELAARFDIVMGFTPEDPA
- a CDS encoding DMT family protein, with the translated sequence MTTVLLLICSNAFMTMAWYGHLRFKSTHLLVVILASWLVALPEYALQVPANRIGHGQFSAPQLKIIQEVISISVFLVFSFLYLHEAPRWSDWAAFALVVLAVVVMLYPRLVSGAPS
- a CDS encoding glycosyltransferase family 39 protein, which gives rise to MSDTATRSRWPIGRMVRSQARVDTPAPVLDTAADGRLDHLAWSFVAVGVTLRLARYLLNFPFWGDELMLVQNFLDRGYGDLLKPLSLQQVAPVGYMAAELTAIKLFGFSEWSLRLFAVIASVAGMFLFRDLAARTLNKVPMVLAVGILAVSYYPIRHAAECKPYGSDLTAALFLAWLAVRFWQAPTERRWLWALAVAGPAMISISNPTIFVAGAVSMALALPVARTRDRAAWIAFALYNVLVAVTFLLMLRSVTAAQYAATHEFMHQYWAEGFPPWRPWAFLGWMATIHAGEMMAYPVGDDHFGSILTLACFVVGAIVLLRRRDRMLATLVLAPLLLAFVAAALKRYPYGGARLSQWYASLACLAIGLGAATVLQSFARPEARRRAFQIAVAVLFVIGAVTLVRDITKPYKRLVDFEHRGFVRWFWKENGEEGDVVCVHTDLGKRFTAAPVPEDYLCYQRAYSPLHGQGGRSINLDALPIDRPLRCVVCEFAGEARDEAAFGAWMEEMSAHHELTGEQNYRVRLNCPPEPSRHAVYTVYEFRAKARQ
- a CDS encoding GTPase domain-containing protein encodes the protein MAVDFHAWAAQIQSLDRALADLRATAQSLGVPPPVGEEWYELLTHKLVPQAAAPPVLVVAIVGGTNIGKSAIFNHLAGEMASAVSPLAAGTRHPVCLVPPDFDDRATLSRLFTGFDLCPWHAAEDPLSETPEHRLFWRAGAAAASRLLLLDTPDIDSDAPVNWQRADIIRQASDVLIAVLTQQKYNDAAVKQFFRKAAEADKPIIVLFNQVDLAADRDYWPLWLNTFAEETGARPELVYVVPYDRQATAALALPFYQVGPSGRDAPREKVSLRDDLAALHFDKIKLRTFRGALVRLLDQDAGAPAYLERIRYRAGEFAAASQALAAAEMARVPWPAVPPQLLVEEIREWWDARRSPWSRRVHGAYRALGRGVGWPVMAAWRAWNGPPTDPLATFRARERTAIVEAVEKLLDELDRLRRLGNETLRPRLEALLTGDHRAALLSRIEAAHAALPALDDDYRATLRAELDRWGSENPGAVSFLQSLDHATAIARPAITVVLLVTGTFVGSEVVGQTALHLAGHTAGNLAAEAAIAGGITVGGDAVMTATGEGVRQTAARLFSRLQNSYAESRAAWLAGWLDRELLGGLLADLRRGADAQRSPAFRAANAALVALRDVGE